The Verrucomicrobiales bacterium genome segment TCCTTCGGATCATCATCGTTCTCGACAAGACTGGTGATCGAAAGCAGGCCAGGCAGATTCAAGGCGAAGCACTGGGGTTGTTGAATAGCACAAACATCGCACATGCGATCACTCCTTAAAGCACTTAACGAGGCTACTCCAATGAACGCGCCGACAGTGTCTAGTTTTCAGGGTGAGCGTCCATACCGGCGCGTCCCTGAGCAGCGGCGTTGGGCTGCTAAACCGCGACGCGATGTCCACCTTTGAATACGAGATGACGGATTTGCTCAGCTTGGCTCTGTCGGAGCGCGCAGCAGTCTTGTGCCTTCACGCGGGGAAGCCTCCTGTCCTTACTCTCCACGCCGAGCCGCACACCGTTGAGGGACCAGTCATTACGGCCCAGAATGCAGAGTCCCTCTTGCGCGGTGTGGCAGACTCACGGCAGATCCGGCAGCTTCGTGCAGCTGGACGTATTGAGTTCGTTCACACGTTTCGTGATACAGCGTTCAGGGTTCGAGTCTGTGCCGAGCTTGAGGGCATTCACATCGATTTGCGACGACTGAGGGCCCAACCACTCGAGACCACCAGCCCTTAGCCTCCGAGTTTTTCACATGATTACCTTTCCCGCATCCCTGGTTTCGTCCGAGCTGGTTCTCGACCGGCGGACTGTGGCTCAGCGGGGACGTTGGGCCTAATCGCGTCGCTATGAGAATCCGGAATCGACTCCTCCTGGTTGGGCTGCTCTTGGTGATCGTCTCGATGGGGGTTGTCTGGGCAGTTGTCCGCCCCCGCGATCCAATCTTCCACGGCAAACCAGAGACCCTGTGGATTGAACAGCTCGCCTACAACGACACGGAACAAGTCAAACAATGGCGGGAGTTTGGTCCCGATGGTGTGGGAGTGCTCGTGCGCGCCCTGGAGGGAGCGAGTCGACCGGCGGATCGATTTTACCGAAGCGCTGTCCGGCGCATGTCACAAGTCCTTCCCGGTGGGGTGCTGGGGCTTCTGCCCGCGCCGCGAGAGGATGCAACCCGAATCACACGCATGAAAGTTGTCGATCTCCTTTCCAGTTTGCGGAAGGACGTCCATGCAGCAGTACCAGCGATGGCCCAAGCGCTGAAGGATGAAGACGACTCGGTTCAGGCGCTCGCCATCACGTTCTTCACGAGCACCGAGGATGAAGACGCACTTTTAAACCAACTTCCGGCCCTGCAAAAACGCAAGTTACTACCTGAGTTCATTCGAGCGCTTGGGTCCGTCAGTCATTGGGGCCTGCGGAACAATGCTGCTCTCGCATTAAAATACTTTCCCGACGAGCCGGAAGTGGTGCTTTCTGCTCTGACGAATGCTCTGAACGATCCGATGCCGCAGGTTCGAATTGTGGCAGCAGGATCACTACACCGCGTCGCTCCCGACGCCGCAGCCGCGGACAGAGTCGTTTCGGTTGTCATTGGCATTTTGAGAAATTCAGATGATCAGATTGCTCATCGGGCGGCTGAATTATTGGGAAAGATCGGCAAGGCTTCGGCCCTCACGGTCCCTGCGCTGATCGAGAGTGTTCAGGGCACGAACAGGCTGGTCGCATCAGCGGCGGCGAGTGCCCTCGGCAGCTTTCCGGATCAGGCGGAGAAGATCGTCCCAGTCCTTTTGCACGCCTATCAGAATACCAATGGTGTCGTTTCACGCCGCATGAGCGGTCGTGCGCTTAAGAAGCTTGCCCCTGAGGCGGCGGTCAGCCTGGGGTTATGATGAAAGCAAGTCAAACCGTGCCCAACAGGGCAGTGCAGGCAACGCCGCGGGGCGGCGCGCCTGACGTTTAAACGTTGGACGACGCACCACCTATGAGCGATCCGCAGACCAAGTTATCCGAGATCTACAACTTTCGGGCTATCGGTGACAAGATGGGCACCGCCGGCCAGCCCACGTTGTCGCAACTTCAGGTGGTTCGAGAGAGCGGGTTCGCGGCAGTTATCAATCTTGCACTCCCGACGTCAGACAACGCTATCCCAGATGAAGGGAGCGTCGTTGCCAGCTACGGCATGGTGTATGTTCATATTCCAGTAGATTTCAAAGCTCCCGAGGTACAAGACTTCCGGACGTTCTGTCGTGTGATGGAGGCTTTCGGTGACCGGCCAGTGTTTGTCCACTGCGCCGCCAATATGCGAGTCTCGGCGTTCGTGTTTCTCTACAGAGTTCTCGTTCAGCATGTCGCCGTAGCGGAGGCTGAGCATGATTTGCACGCGATATGGAAACCGGATGCTATCTGGAGTCGTTTCATCCAAATTCAGTTAGGGATAAGATGAGAACACAGCCCAACCAGCCCCATCGAGGACAGTCCCGACCCGCTCTTGGATTTGCCCAGACCGTCATGATCATCTCACCCCCAGTCAGAATTGCCGATCTCGAGCGTCCACACCCACACGTTTGTGAGGCGTGCCCCTCTCC includes the following:
- a CDS encoding HEAT repeat domain-containing protein — its product is MRIRNRLLLVGLLLVIVSMGVVWAVVRPRDPIFHGKPETLWIEQLAYNDTEQVKQWREFGPDGVGVLVRALEGASRPADRFYRSAVRRMSQVLPGGVLGLLPAPREDATRITRMKVVDLLSSLRKDVHAAVPAMAQALKDEDDSVQALAITFFTSTEDEDALLNQLPALQKRKLLPEFIRALGSVSHWGLRNNAALALKYFPDEPEVVLSALTNALNDPMPQVRIVAAGSLHRVAPDAAAADRVVSVVIGILRNSDDQIAHRAAELLGKIGKASALTVPALIESVQGTNRLVASAAASALGSFPDQAEKIVPVLLHAYQNTNGVVSRRMSGRALKKLAPEAAVSLGL
- a CDS encoding protein tyrosine phosphatase family protein, giving the protein MSDPQTKLSEIYNFRAIGDKMGTAGQPTLSQLQVVRESGFAAVINLALPTSDNAIPDEGSVVASYGMVYVHIPVDFKAPEVQDFRTFCRVMEAFGDRPVFVHCAANMRVSAFVFLYRVLVQHVAVAEAEHDLHAIWKPDAIWSRFIQIQLGIR